Below is a window of Colias croceus chromosome 15, ilColCroc2.1 DNA.
AGCAAAGTATACAGTCTGTATACTACCATCAATACTTTGTTTTTCAACATTTTCTTATCACTTTAtccaaatttttttatttaagtatatacctaggtggttaattcaaataaagtttaaaaattataatacgtgtgacggtttatcaattattttaaaagtaaacaaattaaatagaaaatgtttattattttattagtgtgTTTCAcatgtgttatttattattttaattttcgtcGAATGAGACGACCTCTGTATGAATTTTCCGCAAAGTTACCGGAAGTCGGAAGTTTACCGTTACTCGGCCATACGCATTGGTTTATTGGCGGACCAGAGAGTAagcatttatataaaacttattatttattatttacttaatatttactgagataatttttattagattactGTATAATGAAATGGATTGACGccctaaataataaataagtaaatcgAGAAATTCAATAGTCTGAAAAAAATGAGCAATACGACACGttgcattttttaatttagctagAGGGAAAACAGGAGactaataagtatatatattaaacatttataggcatagttttttaattattatagaaataagaGCTTTTGGACTGTGGCTACGCCCGCGTAGTCCACGTAAATTCTCATCTATacatatgtaataaatatttaataccgagttaaaaagtagcctatgtcactTTCTAGCCTCGTATTCCAGCTATATAGAAATGAAATCgctcgcatttattataattactactTAAAAGTAAGAATGTTAAATcaactaggtaggtaggtacaaaacaaattatgtttttcttaCAGAATTGTTGGGAAATATTCGCCAACTCGCGAGCCTTTTGAATGATTGTCCTCACAATGTAAACAAAGTTTGGGTGGGACCTTCACTCTATATAGGTatggattttaatatttgttcataatattactttgCAAGTACTTTATTTCCTTATATCTGTAACTTGTATTTTAATGCCATATATAAAGATGTCTAAGTAGCtttatgtttgtgtgtatTGTGCGTGATGTTTAATCGTTATATTATGACCATACGTGGACCATACGCACGAACTATGTGcgaaaaacaaatatttgttatttgttactaAGACCACTGGTGTATGTCGTGAAAATAGTTTCCATCCGCaagtgatttttatgaattttatgtattacaaGCCGGTTGGCCCGGCTCTGCCCGCAGCCCgggataactttttgacaaaTCTATTTGTACACGTTACACGAGAACAGAATTTCCTTAATGAGTTTAGTAGTTTTTGTTGTTGAATAGTTTCCGTAGATTactaatacatttaaaagataatatgcaaaaaaatatagagtaaTGTCTTTTTCTTTTAGTGACTTTTAACCCTGAtgacatacaaaaaatattggaaaattGTCTTCAAAAGGACTCTTCATATAAGTTTTTGCAAGATTGGCTTGGAAACGGACTATTTGTCGCCCCAGGTAACTATGTCAATATCGATTTCGTGATTTCAGTTATCCTCGTAACGCCCAGGCTATTTTTACCAAACATTGGCTTGCAGCCCAAGTACCTTTTAAAAGGTTCACATGGTGCGGACCCGGAGATGatgaaatctaaaaaaagTGCCTTAATATTTCCGTATGAGCGTGGGATTTTTTCTGCATGTAAATGTATGTCAGTGGAAGGTTTTGAGACACTAAATAACCCCAAATtcgttattctttatttaggcATATGGGCTTTAATGTATTACAAAACCCGATTTCGCAAAATTcgtatttttgaaattattgattaGTGGTAGACAATACagggtttattttatattacaaaaaacaatgaacataaatatttggattaatacatgtcttccaaaattttaatgaccAAAAAGATATCTCACACTAACAatctgagaaaaaaatatcaatttttgagcaatatgatcattattttctgtacttattatttttaaaggctaGTTTATCACGTGTTTTAGGATTTCTATCAGAAGAAATCCACTTCCAACAGATGACAGAAgcaaaaattaacaagtttCTAAATTGGAGTCAAAAACACGATAGCAACCCATATACCTTTTAAAATCAGAATAGTAAATTGATATATTTctatagaaattttaaataattttgcaaataagagttggtttttaataaaaaaatattattttcagattcTTCAGAAATAGAATTAGAGCTTTCTTAGTTTTGGTTTATGTTGAAACTTGAAATCCTCATCTCCAAATAGTTCATACTCTTCTATATCTGACTGATTTAATACTTCTAAAGCTTCTTCGATATGCTCATCTCTCATTGGGTTACCTGAAAAGGATAGATACTAAAATATTCTGTAACGgactaaataatttactttatattatgaaggaGAAAACGGTCTAAATCATAAGTTGCAAAGGCAAATCAAATTGATTAGTGGTTTATTCCCTTATACCTTTTAAAAtccaataatatgttaatactCTTATACCTTCTAAAAGGTATCCAGATTTTACAAGGTTATTTTACACgcatattctttattttcgcgtaaatctaaatgtaattataatatttacatatttggCAACAAGCAGAGTAAGATACTCTCAGTTAAAAACCTAAGATTGCATCAATAATCATGGATTGAACTTACCACGTCCTCTAGTCAGTCAAGATGGCCAGACTTTTCGCCggaaattacatatattttatttttctattggcACTATTGCTTAACCATAGACAAAAACATACTTTCCAGTAGCCGGATAAAAAACAGTAATTAGATTTGGTgcgtaatttaaaatgttacggCGTTTTCAAATCAGTTACTGTCAGATACCTTTAAAAAGGTACCGCGGGCGTTTATGTCATAAAGTTGGATAACAGCTTGGGCCGGTACCACTATCGAGCTGCATGCCTTTTAATAGGTATCTGGGCGTTACGAGGTTATGGGACATCAACTGCTGAACGGAAGCCTCCCGGATGGAGACTGGAGAGCTAGCTAGCTAACTTGCTTAAGGGCTTGCTAAGGGGACTTGCTAAGGGCAGGCTTAAGTGATGTTGAAAGAAACGAATTAACAAACCAACGAGTACGAAATATTTAGTCGCACACTACTTatatactaattatataaCAAATTCTATGTGATGCTTTTGGACGACCCGAGAAAATTTCTaccttgtaaattgtaattgatTGAAACTGGCTAAACCTGGAAATGTAATAGTTTATTAGTAaagtatgtaggtaccacgaAAATGCAtagttaggtacctagatTCAGGATAGTCTACGATTCGTATCACTCGATGATAAAATTCAGggctaataattttaaattgtagttTAGGtaccaataatatttatttacctgtatctaaattatttttagttgacTTATGGAAAGTGCACCGTAAGCTCCTATTGCCAATATTTCACAATCGTATAATAGAAGATTACATCAATGTGTTCGGAGAACAAGGCACTATACTTGTGAAACAAATGAaggaaaaagtaaataaacctGAGTTTGATGTCTACAAATATGTTACATCATGTATGTTGGATATTGTTTTCGGTAAggaatttttgtttgtatttttttctcatATTTCACCTGATTTCACCTATTTTTGGTCAAGTCTAGTGAGAAATTTTATTATGCTTCTAACAGGATGTTCGTaactatatttatgtataatagtAGCTTTAATAGTAGCTATGATATTTTGTATTAGACGTGAAGTTGGTTGCTGAAAAGTCCGTTGCgatcataatatgtacttagatACTCCTTTGTCATTACCTACTATTTGAAGTACTTATTGCAATATGCaaggtaaataattaataggtatTAAGTGAGTcaagtaaaaagaaaatatatcatttgccTGGTTTCAAGCAACttggttattattttataattcactagcttccgcccgcgactcaagaaaaattaagaaaaattaagatttttttttctacgtatttttccgggataaaaagtatcctattttatgcccaggataataaggtataattataccaagtttcatcgaaatcgaaccgttagttttcacgtgatgcctgaacatacagacagacagacaaaaaattttttaatcacatatttgggcttggtatcgatccagtaacaccccctgctatttattttttcaatattttcattgtacagaattgacccttctacagatttattatatgtagatATAGATTCGTGAATGTGGTGTTTACCTATCTAAAATTGTACACTTAgctttaagtttaattttatgtatatttgtcAATTTGTGTAACAATTTCTGGTAAaccttaataaatatataaataaataaataatctaaagGCTTATTAACAGGAAAATTGTTAACGTAATCTAAACAATTAGGTTTTTCTCCTGGAAACACTtcgcaattatttatttttatttttagtaggtaaataaagaacgattttttttatcttttccgcgattttttttttgttgaaccAAATCcctttattcaaataatattttacagaaaCGGCAATGGGCGAGAAAATGGACGTGCAGCATAATCCTGACACCCCTTACCTTCGGTCAAGAAACTTAGTCATGTCTATAATAAACATGCGTCTGTTTAAAGCCTGGTTGCAGCCAGATGCACTATTCAATCTGACTTCATATTCCAGTATACAGAAGGAAAATATTGCTCTCACACATAAATTTACAGATGAGGTAAATAAACTATCAAGTTTTCGTTAATCATAGTTTGTAGGTACACGTTCAGCTCAGAAAGCATCTAATTATGATAAATctttgattaaattattaattgactTGTTACAGGTTGTTAGTAATAAACGAATTGCTTTTGAAGCCCACggtgaaaatattacaaaaggTACCTACTATACTTCATTTGACTTTTGATTGTGATAACGTAATTTGGACatgcttattatttttcaatattttttcaaagaGCGCAGAGATCTTCTGGAACTCTTACTGGAGAGAAATCCAAATTTTACGGATGAACAATTAAGAGAACATATCGATTCAATAACAATAGCGGGTAATGATACTACTGCATTGGTAATAAGCTACACACTTCTACTGCTGGGAAGCCATTATGAAGAACAGAATAGAGTTTATGAGGAGTAcgtaaattttcattttttttaagatttattagTAAGTATGTTGTTGATACgctatttcaaattaaaaagacTTATAACTAGTTAGTTGGGTTCCtagtttaattttcttttttactttAAGTTGGCAGGGGCATTAAATACATAGAGCTTTCATTTGCGATTTTAAaataggttaataataattgatatatcTTTTAGGCTTAAAGATATTTTCGGAGATTCAATGAGGGCACCAACCAAAGAAGATTTAAGTAAAATGGAATATTTGGAACGAGTTATCAAGGAGACGATGCGGCTCTACACCGTTGTCCCAATTATTGCAAGGAAGACACAAAAAGAACTTAAACTTTGTAAGTATCAGGCAAAAACACATTGTAAACTTGCGGAAAATTTCTATCTGcattaagaaatattaaataccaacttatcaaaatattcttttataaatttgtttttaatgtaaaattgaatttaatgtaACTCTGAGACTAAATACTCTGAaacttgtataattttttttcaaatgtgcttaattttttcttcGATTCAAAGTCAAGTGTGTGGAATTTGTAtagaagtaaataaatatttttctttcagcTACCTGTACCGTACCAGCGGGTGTAGGATGCGCTATCCTGCCCTTCGTATTACATCGGTCGGAGAAAATTTGGGGTTCTGATGCAGATTGCTTTAATCCTGACAGATTTCTACCAGAAAACAGCGCTCACCGACACCCATGTTCGTTCTTACCTTTCAGCTATGGCACACGAAATTGTATTGGTGAGTTGATATATTGTTAAGTTAAGATTTTTTCTCAATAATAGTCAACTAGAGTTTTCCAGATGTCTACATATTTATAGAGCTTATTTTAGAGATCGATTCTCTTTTTTTCGTGTcccttaaaaattttatgtacctacctacattttaaatattgcatACATTCGCAAATTGAAACGAATACATAGTTACTAAGTTATACTCATAAATCGTAGATAGCAATAATTATCTATTGTCtaggaaatataaattaaagtcaaaatcaatcaatcaacTTCCCGAAAGGTCTTTAAAGACATGATGAATTCAACGCTAACACCTCATTTAAAATGACTTATATCGTTTTTTAGGTCGACATTTCGGCATGTTGGCGATGAAGAGCATCATAGCAAATGTACTAAGATCTTACAAAGTGTCGTCTCAAGAATGCGGACGcctaaaaattgaaatactgcTTATGCCGGTTTCAGGCCACCTTATTACTTTAGAAAAACGATAAGAATTTAAagtataggtaattaaattgatttgttgcatttattatgtgtaatttaaattttctatatGCCCAGCCTCCTCATCTTTTACataagataaatttaataataagataaGTGGCAGCACATtcatagaaataatttattatgaaatcatAATCAGcgatttataaatttcactGGTTAATCTGGATTGTGGAAAATGTTTGTGTAGTGTACATACAGTGcgtatgtaaaataaaaaagggtTATGTATAAAAGGTACCCATAAGattgaaatgtgttttatttcataccttgcacacaaaaaaaacataacgaagtaataaatataaataatatcgtcTCTACAATTTATGTAGAGACGATACAAATGTATCATGAGCAGATATAGCCTACGTACTTATGGGATTCGCTTAGAAGTCTAAATTCACCGCTTACCGCTTACCGCTACATAACAGCATAGTTAAGGCCTTAATAGGGGCTAGCGACCTTGCTATAATATGTTGCTAGGTGATTTACAAGGCGGGATCGGGGGACCGGCGCGAATCTACCGTAGTAAAAgtacgtataaaaattattaaaaatatatttggatatggaatcaaaatttaaaacaaccatgccctgtgtttcaatttcataaacCCACTGTAAAAACACTACGATTTAATTGACGTTATATTGACTTAGCGTTTTGGTTTAAAGTCCAAAAATCatgatttttttccaaaaaacctgattgtaaaataaacaaagtaaaacaaccatgccctTTATCATAGGTATTCGAAACTTTACTGTGAAactttaatatacattttttttagatatgtacATAAAGAATCTAAGAAGAAAAACGGTTATAACTAGAGTTAATTTTCGGTATTAAAAGGGAATTCTACCCGATTCAGGGCATATACAAAATTCATGGTCATCTAACTaccattcataaaaataaaaatacaatgattaacataaacatataaaaaaaatcaatgatTGGTTGAGTAGTCAAAAAGTTAGACAAGGACCATTTACCGTTGATCTCTCTCCCTTTCGCTCAAACCGCTTGCTTTTGGTAAGCATAGGTATCTGCTTATAATATATGGAAATCACAAACCTAAGCGTATAGTAATAATCTTTCttaatcaaaacaaatattttttggtgCATTGTCTAGCTAATACTTAGAGCTAATAGTATAACGTGAATATTAAGGTACACGAATGGTTATAATCTGTGGTTAGTTATGTTAATCTCAGCTTGTCccataagtatattttatctatgttTATTTACTCTGTATTCTATATGAGTGATGAGTCTATAATCTATGCAACAAAACATGGCTGGTGTGATTTGTTGGACGTTTGGATTTCGGTAGcattccgttttttattttgtttaggtTAAAGCGTGAATTTATTTCGTATATCCAATCCATGTGGTATTTTATCCTTCCTTAATGTAAGAAATAGAAGAGAAGTATAAAGTGAAGTGACGTCTCGAAGCTgttgtgtatattataatgttacgCGTTGCTTTTTGATATAAGGTAAGATTTTGTTTACTGAATTTCAAACATCTTGTATGAAATAACTAACATGTAACCAGGAAATTTCTCTAATTAGGTATCGAAGCTATAAACATGGATTTTGGACACCCGCCGCCGAATATGGCGATGCCCCCGCCCGGCATGGGAAACATGGGACCGCCCATGGGTCCACCGGGCCGTAACAATATTCGCCATAATTTTAGACCGTTCCACTATCAGATGAGATTTCCCCCTCAAGGTCCTTTGAACATGTCACAAGATGATTTCGATGGTAAACGTTTAAGAAAATCAGTCATGCGTAAAACTGTAGATTATAACTCTTCTATTATTAAGGCCCTCGAAAGTCGCGTTTGGCAAAGAGATTGGAGGGACAGACATGCGTTACAGCCCGATGCTATGTACACACCTGATCTCTTACCCCCACCATCTTATCCAGATAATCCTATTAATGCAGTTACAACCCGTTTTGTTAAAACAGCAACAAATAAAATGAGATGTCCAATTTTTGCAGTAGCTTGGACACCTGAAGGTCGTAGATTAATAACTGGGGCTTCATCCGGAGAGTTTACTCTCTGGAACGGTTTGACATTCaattttgaaacaatattacAAGCTCATGATTCACCTGTTAGGTCAATGGTATGGTCACACGGGGAAGGCTGGATGGTAACTGGTGACCACTctggttttattaaatactggcAAAGCAACATGAACAATGTAAAGATGTATCAAGCACATAAAGAAGCAGTTAGAGGTATTAGTTTCAGTCCCAGTGATTCCAAAATTGTTACATGTTCAGATGATGGTACATTACGTATATTTGACTTTTACCGGTGTCAAGAAGAAAGAATTCTGCGTGGACACGGAGCTGATGTGAAATGTGTTCAATGGCACCCAACAAAAGCATTAATTGTATCTGGTAGCAAAGATAACCAACAGCCTATAAAACTGTGGGACCCCAAGTCTGGGACAGCACTCTGTACCCTTCATGCTCATAAGTCAACTGTGATGGATTTAAAATGGAATGAAAATGGTAATTGGTTGATCACTGCCTCAAGAGATCATTTACTGAAACTATTTGATATAAGAAAGCTTGGAACagaattacaaatatttaggGGACATAAAAAAGAAGCTTCAAGTGTTGTTTGGCACCCTACACATGAAGGATTGTTTTGTTCCGGAGGCTCTGATGGTGCTATTCTGTTTTGGAATGTCGGCACTGATAAAGAAGTGGGCTGTATTGAAGGAGCCCATGAATCAATAGTGTGGACAATGGCATGGCATCCCTTAGGTCACATTTTATGTTCTGGATCCAATGATCATACATGTAAATTCTGGACTCGTAACCGACCAGGAGATCAAATGAGGGATAAGTATAACTTGAATACATTACCACCTGGAGTACAAGATGACAATGAATTGGATGAACCGGGAGCAATTCCTGGAATGGGACCTGAAGATAAAGTGGAAATATTTTCAACTGATACTGACAAAGTCATTCCTGGTTTGGATTTAGACACTACCTTGATCCCAATGGATTTTGAAAAGAAGGTGAAAAAGGTTCCTTACAGTAAGCCTATACCAAGAAATTTCCAAGCACAGTGGAATCACGGACCAACAATAGATGATGCAGCTACAGAGGCTTTAACCCAAGCACTTGTAGAGTCTGTCCCTGGTGCTGTACCCCTTCAACAAATTCAACCAAcggcaatttttatttatggcaAACTTATTCCCGTAGAACCTGGATCAAAACTAGAAAAGGCTATTTCAGATGGGCCAGTAgctttaaaaaagtatattgcTACTGGTGAATTAGAGGATCTGCAAGATATGATGCCCCACTTAGAAGATGATGCAGATGAAGAGAATTTCACTCCATTCGAGTATCCCACAAATGATAATGAAACTGAATCAACAGAAGAAGAAAATAAGGAAAAAGAAGATTATGAAGAAGATCAGTATTATGACAATGATATGGACACTAGTGATCAAAATAGTcaagaaaattataacaattatgaAAATGGTCCTGACAGAAGTAATATGCCAATGACCAACATGCCACCTATGATGGGACCCCCAATGAATATGGGAATGAGACCACCTATGGCCCCTCCAATGCACCTTGGACCAATGCATATGCCTCCACCACATATGGGCAATATGCCTCCCATGCATCCCATGGGCAACATGCCTCCTCCCATGGGAAATATGCCACCTATGGGTAATATGCCTCCTCGTCCACCATTCCCAGATAATGGATATAATAAAGGTCAATTTGATTCAAGCTATGATAGTAATCAGTCATACAACCAAGAGAATGATGATTACAATGATGAAGATCAGAGTTATGATGAGGAAAATTATAATGAGGACGGAGATAATGATGAGAGCTATAGGCAAAATCAGAGGTGGAGTGGTGGTTTTAGAGGTAGAATCCAAGACCAAGGGAGGGGACGTGGTAGAGGCCAAGATAGAGGGAGAGGGCAAGACAGAGGAAGGGGGAGAGGTATTAATGGATTTGGTGTGAGAGGGATGCGCGGCAGGGGCATGGGACAACGTGGCTCAAATTGGGGACGACGAGGTGGTGGGGCTAATCGATCCTTTAGAAGGGGTGGGAAACAACCCAATTAGTTATCACTCTTAAATTGTCATCTCAAATGCATGTTTCAAAgactttaattttgttattgaaCTTGAGTGTAAGTGCGAATAAATAGTGATGAAGAATGGATAAAAAggttgtatataatttttacagcTTGTATTACTATTTCGAATACAttagaaacataataaacttCTATTATgtcatcaaaaaaaaaaaaatctttgaatTTATCCACAGGGTTACCTTTTATTTTGGAACATGGTGAGTTAATCAgttttttgtgatttattttaatttaggttTTCGACTGacctttgaaatttttttacaaGCAGGTAATACATTGTTGGATGTGGCCCTACAAGTGCTATGCTTCAAACTGAAGACTGGCGAAGCTTCAATCATCAGGAATGACCAGAAGAaatttcaccatgtttataGTAAGACCTAAGAATTTTTTGATTATGtcaataaagataataaacaataaaagtaCCCCTTTCCAcaaattataagaataataaagtATGAAAGAATATGcaataaagaaacaataaatgaaaataaatgatacaaAGAAACAATCAAGAGCATCCTTTGTCCTCCTCATCAGAAATAGTCAGTGTAACATAGTATTTTATTCGGAATCAGTtatgtatttactttattGTATGTGTCATTTATATTAGGGCTCTGGGCTATAGTTAATAAGACGAGTGACTAAAAAATAGCTGAACAACTGATTATGAGAATCTCATGATACTGTTTTAATGACTTGAGTGGTGTGAATTTGAGTAagcaacaaataaaaatactgggtaattataaaatactgaTTTAGCGTATTGCACGTGGGTTGTGATTAAGCCATTTGAGATAGTAAAATTCTAAATGTGCGGCTAAATTACTAGTTGAGCGACTATAATTACAGAGACGGTAAATTAAGGAACACATTTCATTGGCTCAGGTTTCttaaaatagttatttcattaaattaaaaattaaagtttgagatttttttttgttttagttgcACATTATGGTATTTTTCAAAGTGATTTTTCTATTCGAAACAACTCATTTAAGATAAAGTGCCGCtcagtataaataaatcatgtgtgaaataatgaaaaaaatgcaGGATATAACATTGtcattcaaaaaaatatgaggtcgCTCAAATATTATGctcattttgagtaactcaaATAATGTAAGTTAGTCGCTGTTCTATTGATATTACGTGGCTTGCAGACAGTCGCTCACTTAGTAATTCTGAAAcccaattaattttttttgtcagcTAAAACTTTAATTTGCAGTCACTCGTTTAAATACTAccctatatattatttgtgtgCTGTATGCACAATGCAAACTGCataatatactataatttatatgtgcTTTTACTGCGATAAATATCCTTgaagtaagtaattataacctttgttttcaaaaacatcctcaacaacaaaaaaaaaaattgcaatcaatttataacatattccattttatcatcatcaaattaaaagatacgaAATATTTGTCACTTgttcatgaaaaaaaatatatgtacgtTGATAACCAAAACTTtcacacatattatataatatatttaatgaggaattgtatttaaatgtgtgattatttttatggatCT
It encodes the following:
- the LOC123697993 gene encoding cytochrome P450 4c3-like → MFIILLVCFTCVIYYFNFRRMRRPLYEFSAKLPEVGSLPLLGHTHWFIGGPEKLLGNIRQLASLLNDCPHNVNKVWVGPSLYIVTFNPDDIQKILENCLQKDSSYKFLQDWLGNGLFVAPVDLWKVHRKLLLPIFHNRIIEDYINVFGEQGTILVKQMKEKVNKPEFDVYKYVTSCMLDIVFETAMGEKMDVQHNPDTPYLRSRNLVMSIINMRLFKAWLQPDALFNLTSYSSIQKENIALTHKFTDEVVSNKRIAFEAHGENITKERRDLLELLLERNPNFTDEQLREHIDSITIAGNDTTALVISYTLLLLGSHYEEQNRVYEELKDIFGDSMRAPTKEDLSKMEYLERVIKETMRLYTVVPIIARKTQKELKLSTCTVPAGVGCAILPFVLHRSEKIWGSDADCFNPDRFLPENSAHRHPCSFLPFSYGTRNCIGRHFGMLAMKSIIANVLRSYKVSSQECGRLKIEILLMPVSGHLITLEKR
- the LOC123697975 gene encoding pre-mRNA 3' end processing protein WDR33, translating into MDFGHPPPNMAMPPPGMGNMGPPMGPPGRNNIRHNFRPFHYQMRFPPQGPLNMSQDDFDGKRLRKSVMRKTVDYNSSIIKALESRVWQRDWRDRHALQPDAMYTPDLLPPPSYPDNPINAVTTRFVKTATNKMRCPIFAVAWTPEGRRLITGASSGEFTLWNGLTFNFETILQAHDSPVRSMVWSHGEGWMVTGDHSGFIKYWQSNMNNVKMYQAHKEAVRGISFSPSDSKIVTCSDDGTLRIFDFYRCQEERILRGHGADVKCVQWHPTKALIVSGSKDNQQPIKLWDPKSGTALCTLHAHKSTVMDLKWNENGNWLITASRDHLLKLFDIRKLGTELQIFRGHKKEASSVVWHPTHEGLFCSGGSDGAILFWNVGTDKEVGCIEGAHESIVWTMAWHPLGHILCSGSNDHTCKFWTRNRPGDQMRDKYNLNTLPPGVQDDNELDEPGAIPGMGPEDKVEIFSTDTDKVIPGLDLDTTLIPMDFEKKVKKVPYSKPIPRNFQAQWNHGPTIDDAATEALTQALVESVPGAVPLQQIQPTAIFIYGKLIPVEPGSKLEKAISDGPVALKKYIATGELEDLQDMMPHLEDDADEENFTPFEYPTNDNETESTEEENKEKEDYEEDQYYDNDMDTSDQNSQENYNNYENGPDRSNMPMTNMPPMMGPPMNMGMRPPMAPPMHLGPMHMPPPHMGNMPPMHPMGNMPPPMGNMPPMGNMPPRPPFPDNGYNKGQFDSSYDSNQSYNQENDDYNDEDQSYDEENYNEDGDNDESYRQNQRWSGGFRGRIQDQGRGRGRGQDRGRGQDRGRGRGINGFGVRGMRGRGMGQRGSNWGRRGGGANRSFRRGGKQPN